Genomic segment of Trichoderma breve strain T069 chromosome 7 map unlocalized scaffold00007, whole genome shotgun sequence:
ACAGCTCGAGTAGGCTCCAGCCGCTTTCTCCGAAAAAGGGCGTGGTGAGTGAAAAGTATGATGAAGCAGCCTTGTAGTCCTTCAAATGAACCTTCAACACGGCCAAATCCGCCATGCTGGAGTGAACCGCATGATCATGGTTGGCCACCGTGTAATGGCGCATGGCCTTGTCCGTAAGAATTTCAAATAGGCGATAGAAGTCTTCCTTGTTGTCGATTGCAGTCCGTAGCACGGGATTGACGATACCCGCCATCAACGGAGCGTATGCCTCTTCCGGCGAGGAAGGAGTGTCAGACCCATTGCCTTTGTTATTATCATCGTTCAAATCCACGTCTTCCATTTCATCCATGCCAATTCCCCGCACCAAAGGGGCTTCGTCCCAGCCGTCGCTCCAGCTGCGCTTCTTACCAAGGCTTGAGAGGATGCTTCTAGAAAGCATGTAAAGTTCAGCTCGGCGAGCTGCCAAGTCTTCTAAGCCATTTTTAAGAAAGCTGTTCGTACCATCACCGATGGCTGGGAACTGTCTGCCGGGTCCAGGAAAGAAACCCGGACTGAGTGGAGGCGGAGGAATTCCTCCAGATCTTGGAAGTAGCGAGGAGTTGCGAGCTGGGTGGATCATGGTTTTGGGCTCAGGGATAGAAGACTTTGGCTCAAGCCCATCTCCATATGACAGCGAAGACGGCGGAATTGGCAGCGCCTTCGTTGAGGTTTGAGCAAGAATTTGCTGGGCCACAGAAAAGGCAAATGAGGACACCATATTGTCAACCGTCTCTTCTGCCAGGAGGCTCAGTTTGGGGGGCTTGCGGCTTGGTGTTTTACTTGCTGTTAGCCCCAAGATGACGTCTCGTCGCAAAATCTGCGAAACAGAAGGGATAAACTGCAGCGTCCGCTGACATATCTCTGCGAATGTGATGAGATTTTCCGGCTCGTCTTTGTTATTCGGCGGCGGTAATGCCATAGGAGCCTCGCCGTAGAGGATAGACTCCTGTTGACTTTTGAGCATTGCAATGAGCTCTTCCTTGGAAGAAAGCGCGTTGCCAAGCCTGAGCAGCAGGGCAATTTGGCGGGAGAAGATGTAACATCTAAAGTCGAACACCGACACCTTGTTCGCCAAGATCATGTCGCGGTATGCCTTTGTTGTCGAGCTGATGGCTATCTCGTCGAAATTTGGGCCGCTAATCTCCGCTGCTACATTCGTGTTGGTGTCGCTGCCATCATCACTGCTGTCGCCGGCAGCAATATCCAGTGCTTTCTCGGCAATGTCTCTGAGCTCTTCGGTAAATGCCAGCATTTCACCTCCGTGTCTCTCCGGTGAACCTGACTCCAGCTGCTCATGTAGGACTGTATCCAATCCGACGCTGAGCTCATCATACCCAACTAACGCATCTTCTACAAGACCGACGCTCTCAAATCCCCTCGCCAACCCCTCTTTGAGAATAAAGAAAGTGCAAAAGTTCCAGCCAGGTAGGGTTCGTTGTGCGTCCTTTTCCCGAATATCCTCTTCATACTGAGTTACTCGCATGTCAAACGAGGCTAGTATCAGGCTCTTGATTTTCGCTATCAAATCATTCCAGGCGTTTTCGGCATCTGTTTCTGTCTCTTTGTAACCTGATGGCACTGCTGGTACAACCCTAGGTAAAAGATCGTATGGTACGTCGTTGATACCGATCCTAATCTGCGAAACATGGTCCTGAGATCCCTTGGTCGTTTCGTTGAAGTCTGATCGAAGCTTCTCTAGTAAAGGGGTCGTCCCTGGACGCCATCGCGACGCCGCACTCTTCTCCGCTGAGGCCGAGTTTCCGCTGCTTCTCGGCTGAGTTGAAGCTGCGGTGTTGGGGAGTACGACGTGAACAATGAGCCATTCAAACGCATCGTGGTTCTCTTGGCCAGTGCCCTTCTTCGAGGTGCTCACGGGAGAGGTATGGTTCTTGACCCACTCGCGAACCTCGGCTCGCACCGAGTTCTTGTATGAGTCGTTGTCATCGCATcgtaccagcagcagcttgagaTAAGGGGTTCGACGAAGTCCCGGGATCTGGTGTCGCCGTAGATTCCCACTAGCTTTCGAACGAAGCGACGGCGGAGCTTTTCCCGAGTCCGTAGAGACGCTCACGCTGCGTGATCGCAAACCGTCGCCCGCCCGCGAGACACTGCCCGAACGCCGCGATGTCGGTGACAAGGTCAACTCGGGGATTTCAAGACTCCCCCGAATCAGCTCAACATGGAGCGTGTCGATTGATCGTAGCGGTCCGGAGTGAGACTGCCAGTTGAGGTTGTGCAGAGGAAGCCGGGGGACTAGCCCTGGGGCCAGGAGCTTGTAAACATCGTGGGGATCGAAATACTCGACTGCGCAGGTCGCAATGCCGTTTGAATTAGTTGGCCGGATTCAAAGCCTCAGAACAGTAATTTAGGTGCTCTTACCTGTTACCGTTGACGTCGACGTCTGCTGTTCCATGGCAACCAGGTCGTCTCGGTCTGTTGCATTGTCGACCGCCTGAGACGTGCGGGATGTCGATGCGACAGAAGAGCTGGCCGCAATAGTCGAGGTGCATCGCCGACAAGGGTGACCCCTGACTCGAGGTCTGAATGCTGCCAATAGCAGTTGGGGAGCTTCATCAGGCCGGGATTTACGTTACTCCGGGCTTTGGGCGGTGAGACACCTGTGCTGCAGCGCAATGATGCAATTCCAGCCACTATAAAGAGTGAATATCTGGTGTTTCTCTTTATTCATGTCAGATGTTGTATTGTAGAGAATGTGTAGATTATTTTTGTAAATATTAAATGCCCATATTTGTCTGTTACAATGCAGATAAAGACGTTTGATCAGAGAAAGTCAATCATGTAAGCCGCATTCCAGGTACCATCGTGGCGGCTCCAAAGCATGTTACTGGCGGAGGAGGGGTGGCAGAATTCTGAAGGAGGGGCATGACGCATCTGCACCAAGACTTTCatgtgaaaaaaaagttgcaaGACAAACCATTCTCCCTCACGAATCATATCATCAAACTTGATATCACAATGTCGCTCCTACAAGCTGTCAAGTACCAACGAGGCAAGCTGGAGGTTCTTGACCAGCTCCTCTTACCCCACGAATTCCACTATGACACCGTCTCAACCCGCCAAGAGGCGTTCGACAGCATCGCTACGATGCGAGTGCGAGGCGCCCCAGCCATTGCTATCGTAGCCAGCTTGGGACTCGCTGTTGAACTACACAACAATTCCGTTTCGGGCACCTCAGATGGACAAGTCATTTCTCAGATTGACGAGGCATTGGATTACCTCAAGGAGAGCAGGCCAACAGCCGTCGATCTGACCAACGCCATCACCCAGCTCAAGGCGACAATTCGAACGGCTGACGGAAAGGGCAAAGAGGCGATTGTGCAAGCATTCATCGAGGAGGCGGAAAGAATTTTCGAAAAGGACCTACAGAGCAACCTTTCGATCGGAGACTTTGGTGCGCAATGGcttcaggctcaggctggTGCTTCGCCTGATCAGAAGATTTCCGTGCTGACACACTGCAACACCGGCGCGCTCGCCACCTCCGGCCATGGAACCGCACTTGG
This window contains:
- a CDS encoding trafficking protein particle complex subunit 10, TRAPPC10 domain-containing protein; translated protein: MEQQTSTSTVTVEYFDPHDVYKLLAPGLVPRLPLHNLNWQSHSGPLRSIDTLHVELIRGSLEIPELTLSPTSRRSGSVSRAGDGLRSRSVSVSTDSGKAPPSLRSKASGNLRRHQIPGLRRTPYLKLLLVRCDDNDSYKNSVRAEVREWVKNHTSPVSTSKKGTGQENHDAFEWLIVHVVLPNTAASTQPRSSGNSASAEKSAASRWRPGTTPLLEKLRSDFNETTKGSQDHVSQIRIVPSGYKETETDAENAWNDLIAKIKSLILASFDMRVTQYEEDIREKDAQRTLPGWNFCTFFILKEGLARGFESVGLVEDALVGYDELSVGLDTVLHEQLESGSPERHGGEMLAFTEELRDIAEKALDIAAGDSSDDGSDTNTNVAAEISGPNFDEIAISSTTKAYRDMILANKVSVFDFRCYIFSRQIALLLRLGNALSSKEELIAMLKSQQESILYEICQRTLQFIPSVSQILRRDVILGLTASKTPSRKPPKLSLLAEETVDNMVSSFAFSVAQQILAQTSTKALPIPPSSLSYGDGLEPKSSIPEPKTMIHPARNSSLLPRSGGIPPPPLSPGFFPGPGRQFPAIGDGTNSFLKNGLEDLAARRAELYMLSRSILSSLGKKRSWSDGWDEAPLVRGIGMDEMEDVDLNDDNNKGNGSDTPSSPEEAYAPLMAGIVNPVLRTAIDNKEDFYRLFEILTDKAMRHYTVANHDHAVHSSMADLAVLKVHLKDYKAASSYFSLTTPFFGESGWSLLELSMLIMYCQCLDEMNPKGEHVGVALKLLTKYCAAEKERLQKKPGFSSFSQGKTYPDAWPVTGIVEKLTRLAKSLSKEVKIPMENFFTDVELDGFPVYEDNQDGCSLNISIRSLLPEDISFDAAKVRITSVGEGQSRERLFEAAAGSPITLVPGKNKMRVSCKSVASGHYRIDRLVLSAENLVLHFERDISASTSSTTDIFKHADVMLFQRTSTFDVVMSATKQTSLDKNNSLGLVIHTGWNSIKKCEVRVKPATGGLRFLTTEAAFVDSSMEFAKPPEAGVFHFDAIAADTVVTIRFPYSVEQDVGDIFAKIEATYVTEADETYHLAKSLAVHVALALGVNVQDVFKHQALFSRFNVSTASSSPLRLYKSELLSSDLFDSVFGVPPGNPVFIFPKQPASLLFKVKRIPGVKPMPKGGRTLYLKLDYTLLEVEMEELVKRSLIEALETTPLKQYSKHVVATVWQELKTKLQPRDLEQATLLGELAITNLKGITWEKHFGGIGGAPGVGENAAEGLSAFVRTWQKANSRLSIPRDGVIDPSSILIPVEIPALPVLHTADIRLQSLIPSPVVGSAGGGLPTVCTNQMLPATLHLKWTRIWDTDSSVRSDQEFSYEVTAPADTWLLGGRRKGHFVIPGPSASSPAQTMTSTPETEAEIPLILIPLREGWLPYPLVEIREVVNADGDGGGQATAQGSGMTVSLDASGPGGGPLVFESERLAGFKGKIIE